In Vicia villosa cultivar HV-30 ecotype Madison, WI linkage group LG7, Vvil1.0, whole genome shotgun sequence, the DNA window GCCCTTGCCGGTCGGCGCACTCCAGCCCCTGCCGGTCGGCGCACTCCCCCTCCTGCCGTTCGGCACCCCCTTGTTTATAGGGTGTGACGTTTGTCACACATTCAGCAACACACAGACGTTTCGTTTCAGTTTCATCCTATTCTTCAGCCTCCTAAATCTCCTCCATGGACTCAGTTATGAAACGTAACACAACGTGATTTtctcctatattttctcaacctAGCAAGCCAAGCAGCAATATAAATACTCAGCATTAATCAGAAAAGGGGGAGGCCACTCTCTTCTCTTTTTCGGCAGAGCTTCTCCTTCTTTAGTTTTTAGGCAGTTTTTCTACCATGTAAAAGTGGTAGATTCTCACATTGAGGAATTACCACACTGTTAGATTTAGTttatgttttctttcttttcaattcCGTTACCTAATTGTCAAGTGCCGGTATAATCCAATTTCAATTCCAGCTAATGCACGCGAAGTTTATTTCAGAAATTAATTCCAGCTTTCCTTTTTGCATTATTTACAGGTTTTATTTTATCgctttattattactattattatttatcgttttgtttaatttaatttccatGTTGCTCTTAATTTCAATCCGCCTGTTTAATTTGTTTACGCATAATTCCATGTCCGGCTAAATCGTTTGGAGTCCGGTGTGTGAGGACCGTCGTCTCCGACGGGCTCGGTAATTGTGTtggtttaaattattattaatttatattttggcttatgtttttaatattaatttaggtaaccttgtcacgagagtgaAAGGTTACCTATCACGATttcgtcacgagagtgagaaatctattaaggttcgaaccggcactgcgagagcgtggggattgaaccagatagtaaaaactaggcattaatcttaaacacagcgagagcgctttaggattaattagaacTTGTTTAGTTTTCAAAACCCGTTCCTTGATTTAAGTGGGCGAGCGAGAGCAATATCCTACGGTTGAAGAGCGTGACTTTATTCAAGACCACGAGAGTGTGAGGTTTAGTCTTTAAGCTAATATTATCTACCAAAtatgtttttaacatttttataagcCAACGAATTACAGAGTTCTTGTAGTACGCGGAATCACATTCCGGTCTCTCTTTCTTATATTCATcttaatcttagttttatttcGGTTTTAGTAGTTAGTTTCTCCTTAATCAAATcgttcattagccttagctttacaaagcaacaatagattacagtaggttgacattggtctctgtggttcgacaatcttttgtATTACTTCGATATATCCGTGCACTTACGGACGCATCAATAAGCATTATTGGTAAAAACTTGAATTACCTTAAACGGTCCCTCCCAGTTTGGTGACCATTTCCCTAGGAACCTGTCGTTTCTGTCCATAGGCAATATTACCTTCCAAACCAAATCGCTAATAGCGAACACTTTATTTCTTACCTTCTTGTTGTAAGCTCTAGCTACATTCTCTTTTCGTCTTCTCAACGAATATAGAGCCAACATTCTTTCTTCATCTAAATCGACGAGCTCATCTGTCATCATACTCCAATAGTCTTCGGATGGTATCTCATGCTGTCTTTGTATCCTTATTGATTGAACGTATACTTCGACTGGTAACACGACGTCGTGTCCATATGTCAATCTAAACGACGTAGTGCCAGTTGCCTCTTTGGGAGATGTTCGACACGTCCACAGGGCTTGACTTAAAGACTGATgccaattttttggatttttcctTACATGCTTCTTTATTAGGCTGATTATTactttgttggcggcttcgacttGACCATTCTCCTGGGCATAGTATGGTGTTGACGTCAATAACTTTATGCCGACCTCCTGGGCGAACTCTTGCATTTTCTTTCCAGTGAACACGGTTCCTTGGTCGGTTGTGATAGTCTCTGGTATCCCAAATCGACATATAATGTGATCTTGTATGAAATCTATCACAGCTTCTTGGTCGACGCTTCTCAAAGCTATGGCTTCGACCCACTTTGTAAAATAATCAATACCGACCAAAATATATTTCTGCTGTTTCGACGAAGCTGGTTTTATTTCCCCGATTACGTCTAAATCCCACCCTATGAATGGCCAAGGCTTCACAATAGCATGCAACTCGCTTGCAGGGACGTGCTGAATGCCCCCATGCATCTGACACTCTTGACATTCTTTTGCgaattctatgcagtcttttaacattgAGGGCCAATAAACTCCTGAGCGCATTAGAGTCCACTTCATCTTATGGCCAACTTGATGTGCTCCACAGGCCCCGCTGTGTACATTCGACACGGCCAGATAAGCTTCGCTATCTCCTAGTCACTTGAGCAACACTCCTTCAGATGTCTTATTAAGTAGTTCGTTTTCCAACAAGACGAAACTAAGAGCCCTGTACTTGATTTTCCGATCTGTCGAACCTGTAGGGTTTCGTAAATATTCTACCAATGGTTTACGCCAGTCATTTTCCTGTCCGTTATCGACTGTAAAAATCTCGAAATTTTCGGCGTCGACAGCCCCTAATTTTATCACAGATAAGTCCGAGGGGGATAGCACAGTTGCTCGAATTTTTTTCTCACCTGAACAGGCTCTTCATCGCCGCCTCTCTTATATCCTGACGCCTCTTGCGCTAGATCATTGGCTTCTTGATTTTCTTGCCTGGGTATTTGTCGAATATTCGCTGAATTGAATCTTCTAAGCAATTTGTTCGCCACTACGAAGTACATAATTAGATTTTCTTTAACGCATTTGTACTCCTTGGAGACTTGCTTTACTACCAACTCAGAATCTCCCATAATTTCGAAATTCCTTGCCCCCAATTCTAGCAGCAGTTCAAGTCCAGTTATTAAGGCTTCATATTAAGCCTCATTGTTGGTACACATACCGGCTATTGAGTACTTGAACTCTGTTGGAATTCCATCTAGAGAAATTATGATTCCTCCAATACCCGTTCCATTTTTGCGACTGGACCCATCGAAATACAATTTCCAAGGTGCCAAGTCGACATAATTTTGAGGAACTTCAACCATAGAATGGTCGACCAGGAAGTCTGCTACCACTTGCCCTTTCATTGCTTTCAGAGGAGCATATGTTAGGGAATATTCAGTTAATGCTAATGCCCATTTACCAactcgactatgcaaaattggtttagacaacatgtgGTTAATAATATCAGAATACGAAGAAACATACACATCAACTGGTTTTATATATTGCTTCAACttcatacaagagaaatacagacACAGGCATAGTTTTTCTATATCACTATACCTAGTTTCAGGATCATTTAACATTCGACTAAGGTAGTACACCGGTCTTTCAACACCGTTATCATTTTCCTGAACTAACATACTTCCTATAGTCGATTTTGAGGCTGCGATGTACAGCCTCATGGGCCTGCTTCTGACAGGCGGTGCCAATACTGGAGGTTTTGTCAGATATTCTTTGATCCTGTCGAAAGCCTCTTGATGCTGACTTTTCCAGATGAAGTCTTCGTTCTTCAGTCGAAGTAGTGGTTAGAACACCTTCGTCTTTCCACTTAAGTTAGATATAaacctccttaagaaatttatcttcccTAATAAAGATTGAAGTTCCTTCTTTGTCAATGGAGGTTTAATATCCATAATGGCTTTGGTCTTGCTTTGGTTGACTTCTATACCTTTTTTATGCACTACAAAGCCAAGGAAATCTCCTGCCTGCACACAAAAAGCACATTCTAATGGATTCATTTTTAatccatgtttcctcattctttcgaaagaTTTCCTAAGATGTTCTAAGTGTGTCAACCTGCAGGTCGACTTTATGACAATATCGTCGATATATATTTGCATAAATTCTTCGATAAAGTCATGAAACATAGAATTCATTACCATTTGGTACGTGGCTCCGTCATTCTTTAGGCCGAATGGCATAACCACCCATTCATATGTTCCTAATGCCCCCGGGCATCGAAATGCCATCTTCGGCACGTCTTCTTCTGCAATAAAAACTTGGTTATAACCTGCATAACCATCTAACATACTTAAATATTCAAAACCTACCGCTGAATCAATTAACATCTCTGCTATCGGCAAAACATCGAGGTGTTTGTTTTACTGGTTTCTTTTCAGCTTGTATTGGCAATTTTAATTCGACCAATTCCCTGCTCAGTCCAGGCATTTCATTAtaatcccatgcgaagcaatctttaaattcttttaataagAAAATTACCTGCGACCTGAGTTCTAGGTCTATGTTGGCACTGATGAATATGGGTCTCTTATCTCCCTCTTTGCCCAGATCGATTTCTTCCAAAGGATCTTATGGCTACATCTTCTCTTGCGCCATAGGGTCCTTTTCGAACCCTAAAGGTTCGTCGTCGTATATGCAGTCGAAACGCTGATTATCGACGTCTTCTTTTGATGTTTCTGCTTTTGTGGTCGAACTACCATTGATGGCTTGTATTTGATTCGCTTCGTCAACCATGTCGGTTTCAGCTTTTAAAGCcgaattgattttgttttagaGCTTCTAGCTCAGACATCATCACTTGTGTTTCCCCAGCCTGATGGCACAGGGTCCGACAGGTATGGATCCTCTAAAGGCTCCACATCCCAGATAAAGCCATGGGTCTCATGTAATTTTAAGGAGACAAATGCTTCACTGAGGTTTGGGTAGACATCTTCAGCTGGCTGGTAAGGGGCTATGTTGGCCAGCTTCATGTCGAACAGCTTTTGACCAATATTGTTAACATCAACCATGAAATAGCTTTGGTCGGCCTCAATATTCCCGAcaataccatcttccctccagatAATTAACCGTTGGTGCATGGATG includes these proteins:
- the LOC131620089 gene encoding uncharacterized protein LOC131620089, producing MLKDCIEFAKECQECQMHGGIQHVPASELHAIVKPWPFIGWDLDVIGEIKPASSKQQKYILVGIDYFTKWVEAIALRSVDQEAVIDFIQDHIICRFGIPETITTDQGTVFTGKKMQEFAQEVGIKLLTSTPYYAQENGQVEAANKVIISLIKKHVRKNPKNWHQSLSQALWTCRTSPKEATGTTSFRLTYGHDVVLPVEVYVQSIRIQRQHEIPSEDYWSMMTDELVDLDEERMLALYSLRRRKENVARAYNKKVRNKVFAISDLVWKVILPMDRNDRFLGKWSPNWEGPFKVIQVFTNNAY